From Eriocheir sinensis breed Jianghai 21 chromosome 37, ASM2467909v1, whole genome shotgun sequence, one genomic window encodes:
- the LOC127008119 gene encoding uncharacterized protein LOC127008119 yields MYTSLCVTPPLFSPLKYFSPQALWFPFSSFISRDLQPLWTKAGCPYQGKALFLSLLSTKYKDTFIFTDGSHIPSSLPTNAAIYLPALHTSTNCKLLPHITILGAELFAIKECLNTSTALPPHQPVSLFTDFLTPLQLLSTHRPHTHYTPCFTIHLLLAQQMGPPSVGTLTWQHCGQQRGGPSGQSGTLKSLAYRVATRPQCHTDSPKTDLQQALDHQSDTCRQPRPTLEDLLGSDTLRPNTAFQALKCTKTFLQKSGQLDRI; encoded by the exons ATGTACACCTCCCTCTGTGTCACACCTCCACTTTTCTCACCACTGAAATACTTCTCACCCCAAGCTCTATGGTTCcccttttcatccttcatttcacGTGACCTTCAGCCACTGTGGACCAAAGCAGGTTGCCCGTACCAGGGTAaggccctcttcctctcccttctctccactaaATACAAAGACACCTTCATTTTCACAGATGGCTCACACATCCCTTCTTCCCTGCCCACCAATGCAGCCATCTACCTACCAGCCTTACACACCTCCACCAATTGCAAACTCCTTCCACACATCACAATCCTGGGGGCAGAGCTCTTTGCCATCAAGGAATGCCTCAATACTTCCACGGCACTCCCCCCACACCAACCAGTCTCCCTCTTTACAGACTTCCTCACTCCACTCCAACTCCTCTCCACTCACAGACCTCATACACACTACACACCGTGCTTCACCATACATTTACTCCTGGCACAGCAGATGGGCCCACCTTCAGTGGGTACCCTCACATGGCAGCATTGTGGGCAACAACGTGGTGGACCAAGTGGCCAATCTGGCACACTCAAATCCCTAGCCTATAGAGTGGCCACCAGACCACAGTGTCATACTGACTCACCTAAGACAGACCTCCAACAGGCACTGGACCACCAGAGTGACACATGCCGTCAACCCAG GCCAActctagaggacctgctgggcagcgacaccctccgccccaacactgccttccaagccctcaagtgtacaaagaccttcctgcagaagtcagGTCAACTTGACAGGATCTAG
- the LOC127008117 gene encoding polyprenol reductase-like has translation MPLLSVMHSILGLLYQWNLCKIMFSVYIVAISLSGSIINFLSGVVTVPPLLLQAFVFGKMASDSQVSRLLALLEVPRRWFLHFYILASIVVTVALTLVWHVCVLGASLPGWAASILDLLTSPHRTHAVSATSATLALCLLALQIYRRLYENLCVSIFSSGHMNILHYIVGHTHYLGAVALLISQAPGFTTRESPVVFTRIEVQHVVGSLMFLFGFVVQHQSLCLLAGLRKNRGEQMQEKYLMPEGGLFEVVSCPHMLAEVVIYAGVLVVLGPLTDWLWVTLWVLSNQVQVAVMNHNWYQDTFKDYPKHRCAIIPFLL, from the exons ATGCCTCTGCTGTCAGTGATGCACTCCATCCTTGGTCTGTTGTACCAGTGGAACCTCTGTAAGATCATGTTCTCAGTCTACATTGTGGCGATCAGCCTGAGTGGATCTATCATCAACTTCCTGAGTGGGGTGGTGACCGTACCACCGCTCCTGCTTCAGGCCTTCGTGTTTGGCAAGATGGCCAGTGACAGCCAGGTGAGCAgactgctggccctgctggaggtGCCGCGCAG atGGTTCCTCCATTTCTACATTTTGGCATCAATAGTGGTGACAGTGGCACTCACTCTAGTGTGgcatgtgtgtgtgctgggtgcCAGCCTCCCAGGGTGGGCTGCCTCCATCCTTGATTTGCTCACCTCACCACACAGGACACATGCAG TGAGTGCGACCAGTGCCACTCTTGCACTGTGCCTGCTGGCGCTCCAGATATATCGCCGACTGTATGAGAACCTATGCGTGAGTATCTTCAGCTCGGGCCACATGAACATCCTGCACTACATTGTTGGCCACACCCACTACCTCGGGGCAGTGGCACTCCTCATCTCCCAGGCACCAGGCTTCACCACCAGAG AGTCACCAGTTGTGTTTACTAGAATTGAGGTGCAACATGTTGTTGGCAGTCTGATGTTTCTGTTTGGGTTTGTGGTGCAGCACCAGAGTCTCTGTCTACTGGCAGGGCTGAGGAAGAACAGAG GTGAGCAGATGCAGGAAAAGTACCTGATGCCTGAGGGAGGGCTGTTTGAGGTGGTGTCGTGCCCTCACATGTTGGCTGAGGTGGTGATCTATGCGGGGGTGCTCGTCGTCCTTGGTCCCCTCACTGACTGGCTCTGGGTGACTCTCTGGGTCCTCTCCAACCAG